One Caenibius sp. WL genomic window, CCATCCTCTCGGCAGAAGCATCGATCAGCACGCCGCTGATGACGGACGGTACGGCTTTCATGCGGCTGGAGGAGGAATTCCGGCAGTCTTTCGACATGACGATGATCGACCTGCCGCGCAACATGCTGATCAATTTTCCGCTGCTGCTCAACACCGTCAACGCGGTGGTGGTGGTCACCGAACTGACGCTCGCCGCGGCGCGCGATACGATCCGCCTGCTCGCCTGGCTGAAAGCCAATGCCGCGCAGGCGCAGATCGTGATCGTGGCCAACCGGGTCCAGCCGGGGCTGCAGGAAATCTCCAAGGCCGATTTCGAGGCATCGATCGAGGCCAGGATCGATCACGTCATTCCCGCAGACCCCAAGGCGGCAATCCAGGCCGCGCAACTGGGGCAAGCGCTGGTGAACGCCAATCCAGCGAGCAAGGCGACCGCCGCGCTGCGCGGCCTTACCCAGGAAATCCGCGCCATCGCCGGGGGCGAACCAGCCGGGGCCGGTGAGGCGAAACCATCGCTGCTGGGCAAGCTCGATCTCAAGGCACTGATCGGGCGGAAACAGAAAATGCCGGCCTGACCGGACGGTGCCACCCTGCGGGCGGCATGGATCGGGCACAAGGCGGGCCATGGGAACGAGTGAGGCAGAGCCATGAACATTTTCCAGCTTGTGGTGATCGGCACAGGGGCTCTGCTGGCTTGCGCATTGGCCTATTTCGCTCTGCGCGGGCCATCGGGCGGCAAGAAAAGCGTCCAGCGCCTGCAGACACTGCGCGAACGCCATTCGCAAAGCACCCAGGACAAGGTCGAAGCGCAATTGCGCAAGGCCGTGGCCGCGCGCCGCCCCAGAGTCCATCAGGCCGCCGGGTCGGATTCGCGGATCGCCGCGCTGGCCCTGCGCTTGCACCGCAGCGGCAAACCATGGTCCGTGGCGCAATATTTCTATGCGTCGGCGGGCCTCGCCCTTGCCGTCGCCACGCTGGTCTATCTGAAGTGGGGCGCACTGCTGCTGGCGATCACCATCGGCGTCCTCGTTGGGGCAGGCCTGCCGCATCTCGTCATCAGCCGGGCCATCAAGAAACGCACTCTGGCATTCAACGCCAAGTTTCCCGATGCGATCGAACTGCTGGTGCGCGGGTTGCGTTCCGGCCTACCGGTGACGGAAACGCTGGGGGTGGTGGCGCGTGAAGTGCCGGGCCCGGTGAGCGAGGAATTCAAGGCCGTGATCGACCGGATGAAACTGGGCCGCACGATGGACGACGCGTTGCAGGAAACGGCGGACCGGCTGGATACGCCGGAATTCGCCTTCTTCTGCATCACGCTGGCGATTCAGCGGGAAACGGGCGGCAATCTTGCCGAAACCCTTTCCAATCTCGCCGATGTGCTGCGCAAGCGCGCGCAGATGAAGCTGAAAATCCGGGCACTGTCCTCGGAATCGAAAGCCTCCGCCTATATCGTGGGCGCGTTGCCGTTCGTCGTCTTTGCCCTGATCTGGTGGATCAACCCCACTTACATCGGCAAGTTCTTCGTCGACCAACGCCTGATCGTGGTTGGGATCGGCGGGTTCGTCTGGATGTCCATCGGCGGCCTGGTGATGGCCAAAATGGTCAACTTCGAAATCTGAGCGGGAGCAAAAGCGATGATGTCCAACCCTCCCGGCCCCACGCTTCTCGGCGTCGATGTCTTTTTCGTCGGCACGATCCTCAGCGGTATCGCCGCCCTAGCGGTGCTGTTCGCGATCTACACCGCCATTTCCGTGCGCGATCCGATGGCCAGGCGGGTCAAGGCGCTCAATCAGCGGCGCGACGAACTCAAGGCCGGGATCGTGGCCGGGCCGGCCAAGAAACGCATCAGCATCGTCCGCAAGAGCGAAACGACCGACCGGATGCGCACCACGCTGGAAGGGCTGAAAGTCCTCCAGGATGCCGAACTCAAGAAAGCGCAGCAAAAGCTGGCGCAAGCCGGTATCCGCAACAAGGAAATGGCCATCGTGGTGATTTTCGCCCGCCTGGTCACCCCGGTCACGTTCGGGCTGCTGGCCCTGTTCCTGTTCTATTTTTCGGACATGTTCCCCGACTGGGGCGCGCTGAAGCGCTTCGGGGCTTTCGCGGTGACGCTTCTCGCCTCTTACAAGGCGCCCGACATCTTCGTGCAGAATCTGATCTCGCGCCGCACCGACGCGATCCGCAAGGGATTGCCCGATGCGCTGGACCTGCTGGTGATCTGCGCCGAAGCGGGACTCACCGTCGATGCCGCTTTCAACCGCGTGGCGAAGGAACTGGGCCGGGCCTATCCCGAACTGGCCGACGAATTCACGCTGACCGGGATCGAACTGTCGTTCCTCACCGAACGCAAGATGGCGTTCAACAACCTCGCCTATCGCATCGATCTCGACGCGATCCGCGGGGTGGTGACGACGATGATCCAGACCGAACGCTACGGCACGCCGCTGGCGTCCGCCTTGCGCGTGCTTTCTGCCGAATTCCGCAATCAGCGGATGATGCGGGCCGAGGAAAAGGCGGCGCGCCTGCCCGCCATCATGACGATACCGCTGATCCTGTTCATCCTGCCGACCTTGTTCGTCGTCATTCTGGGGCCGGCGGCCTGTTCGATCGTCGATGCCTTCGGCGGGGGCGGTCCCGGCCACAACGGGTAAGGCGCGCCCACCCGCCTCCTTCAACCAAGGCCCCGCCGCGATCCGCGACGGGGCCTTGTCCTTTCACCGTATCAGCCGATCGTGATCTTCAGCGCCCCGTCCCCCTCGTCGATATGGACGGTGGAGCCGTCGGGGATTTCACCGCCGAGCAGCTTTTCCGCCAGCGGGTCCTGCAGATAGCGCTGCACCGCCCGCTTGAGCGGCCGAGCGCCATAAACCGGATCGTAGCCCACCCGGCCCAGCCAGCGCTCGGCCGCATCGGTGAGATCGAGCGTGATCTTGCGATCCTTGAGCAACTTCTGCACCCGCGCGACCTGGATTTCGACAATCGGCCCCATGTGATCCTGGCCGAGACGATGGAACAGGATGATCTCGTCCAGCCGGTTGAGGAATTCCGGGCGGAAATGGGCGCGGACCACGTCCATCACCTGCGGCTCCACACTCTCGACATCCTGGCCTTCGTCCAGATTGGCGAGATACTGGCTGCCGAGGTTGGACGTGAGGATAATCAGCGTGTTGCTGAAATCCACCACCCGCCCTTGCCCGTCGGTCAGACGGCCATCGTCGAGCACTTGCAGCAGAACGTTGAAGACATCGTTGTGCGCCTTCTCCACCTCGTCGAACAGCACGACCTGATAGGGCCGCCGCCGCACCGCTTCGGTCAGCACACCGCCTTCTTCATAGCCGACATAGCCCGGAGGCGCACCGATCAGCCGGGCGACCGAGTGCTTTTCCATGAATTCGCTCATGTCGATGCGGACCATCGCCGTATCGTCATCGAACAGGAATTCGGCCAGCGCCTTGGTCAATTCCGTCTTGCCGACGCCCGTGGGGCCGAGGAACAGGAAACTGCCCAGCGGGCGGTTCGGGTCCTGCAACCCGGCGCGCGCGCGGCGCACCGCCTTAGACACGGCGACCACCGCATCGCGTTGCCCGATCACCCGCTTGCCGAGTTCGTCCTCCATCCGCAGGAGCTTTTCGCGCTCACCTTCCATCATCCGGTCGACCGGCACCCCGGTCCAACGGCTGACGACCCCGGCGATATCGTCCTCGGTCACTTCCTCGCGCAGGAGGGCGTTGCTCGCCTGCCCATGCGCTTCGGCAAGCTGGCGTTCCAGTTCCGGGATGCGGCCATAGGACAGCTCGCCCGCGCGGGCGAGATCGCCCGAACGCTGCGCCTGCTCCAGTTCGACCCGCGCTTGATCCAACTCTTCCTTGACCTTGCTTTCGGCCGCGATCTTGTCCCGCTCGTTCTGCCAGCGGGTGGTCAGTTCGCTCGATTGCTGTTCCAGATTGGCGAGTTCCTCGCGCAGCGTATCGAGGCGATCCTTCGATGCCTGATCGCTTTCCTTCGACAGCGCCGCTTCCTCGATCTTGAGCTGGATGATCCGCCGGTCCAGCGCCTCGATTTCCTCGGGCTTGGATTCCACCTCCATGCGGATGCGGCTGGCGGCTTCGTCCATCAGGTCGATGGCCTTGTCGGGCAGGAAACGGTCGGAGATGTAGCGGTTGGACAGCGTTGCCGCCGCCACGATCGCGCCATCGGTGATCCGCACGCCGTGGTGCAGTTCGTATCGGTCCTTCAATCCGCGCAGGATCGAAATCGTATCCTCCACGGTCGGTTCGCCCACGAACACCGGCTGGAACCGCCGCTGCAAGGCCGCGTCCTTCTCGACATACTTCTGGTATTCGTCGAGCGTGGTCGCGCCGATACAGTGCAGTTCGCCCCGCGCCAGCGCGGGCTTGAGCAGATTGCCCGCATCCATCGCGCCTTCCGATTTGCCCGCGCCGATCAGCGTGTGCATCTCGTCGATGAAGAGGATGATCTCCCCTTCCGCGCCTTTCACTTCGTCGAGCACGGCCTTGAGCCGTTCCTCGAACTCGCCGCGATACTTCGCGCCCGCGATCAGCGCGCCCATATCGAGCGCCATCAGGCGGCGATCCTTGAGGCTGTCGGGCACGTCGCCATTGGCGATGCGCAGCGCCAGCCCTTCGACGATGGCCGTCTTGCCAACGCCGGGATCGCCGATCAGCACGGGGTTGTTCTTCGTCCGGCGGGCGAGAATCTGCACGGTGCGGCGGATTTCCTCGTCGCGGCCGATCACCGGGTCGAGCTTGCCGTCGCGCGCCGCCTGCGTCAGGTCGCGCGCGTACTTTTCCATCGCTTCGTAGCTTTCCTCGGCCCCGGC contains:
- a CDS encoding type II secretion system F family protein, whose product is MNIFQLVVIGTGALLACALAYFALRGPSGGKKSVQRLQTLRERHSQSTQDKVEAQLRKAVAARRPRVHQAAGSDSRIAALALRLHRSGKPWSVAQYFYASAGLALAVATLVYLKWGALLLAITIGVLVGAGLPHLVISRAIKKRTLAFNAKFPDAIELLVRGLRSGLPVTETLGVVAREVPGPVSEEFKAVIDRMKLGRTMDDALQETADRLDTPEFAFFCITLAIQRETGGNLAETLSNLADVLRKRAQMKLKIRALSSESKASAYIVGALPFVVFALIWWINPTYIGKFFVDQRLIVVGIGGFVWMSIGGLVMAKMVNFEI
- a CDS encoding type II secretion system F family protein — protein: MMSNPPGPTLLGVDVFFVGTILSGIAALAVLFAIYTAISVRDPMARRVKALNQRRDELKAGIVAGPAKKRISIVRKSETTDRMRTTLEGLKVLQDAELKKAQQKLAQAGIRNKEMAIVVIFARLVTPVTFGLLALFLFYFSDMFPDWGALKRFGAFAVTLLASYKAPDIFVQNLISRRTDAIRKGLPDALDLLVICAEAGLTVDAAFNRVAKELGRAYPELADEFTLTGIELSFLTERKMAFNNLAYRIDLDAIRGVVTTMIQTERYGTPLASALRVLSAEFRNQRMMRAEEKAARLPAIMTIPLILFILPTLFVVILGPAACSIVDAFGGGGPGHNG
- the clpB gene encoding ATP-dependent chaperone ClpB, yielding MNLEKFTDRAKGFLQSAQTVAIRMNHQRITPEHLLKALLEDNEGMAAGLIQRAGGNPQIAVQDVDQALGKIPAVSGGGAQQTPGLDNDAVRVLDQAEQLATKSGDAYVTVERVLLALTLATTTAAGQALKAANVTPEALEAAIAQLRGGRRADTAGAEESYEAMEKYARDLTQAARDGKLDPVIGRDEEIRRTVQILARRTKNNPVLIGDPGVGKTAIVEGLALRIANGDVPDSLKDRRLMALDMGALIAGAKYRGEFEERLKAVLDEVKGAEGEIILFIDEMHTLIGAGKSEGAMDAGNLLKPALARGELHCIGATTLDEYQKYVEKDAALQRRFQPVFVGEPTVEDTISILRGLKDRYELHHGVRITDGAIVAAATLSNRYISDRFLPDKAIDLMDEAASRIRMEVESKPEEIEALDRRIIQLKIEEAALSKESDQASKDRLDTLREELANLEQQSSELTTRWQNERDKIAAESKVKEELDQARVELEQAQRSGDLARAGELSYGRIPELERQLAEAHGQASNALLREEVTEDDIAGVVSRWTGVPVDRMMEGEREKLLRMEDELGKRVIGQRDAVVAVSKAVRRARAGLQDPNRPLGSFLFLGPTGVGKTELTKALAEFLFDDDTAMVRIDMSEFMEKHSVARLIGAPPGYVGYEEGGVLTEAVRRRPYQVVLFDEVEKAHNDVFNVLLQVLDDGRLTDGQGRVVDFSNTLIILTSNLGSQYLANLDEGQDVESVEPQVMDVVRAHFRPEFLNRLDEIILFHRLGQDHMGPIVEIQVARVQKLLKDRKITLDLTDAAERWLGRVGYDPVYGARPLKRAVQRYLQDPLAEKLLGGEIPDGSTVHIDEGDGALKITIG